The Aedes aegypti strain LVP_AGWG chromosome 1, AaegL5.0 Primary Assembly, whole genome shotgun sequence sequence ACTGACGAAAAGTTTGAAGCATACCAACGCCAGGATGCCAACGTAAGAAATCCGATTGAAGCCCCTTTCAGGATACCCAGGTATATCGTTCCATTCCACTACGGAATATGGCTTCGTACCGGAATTCACGAGGGCAATTTGACGTTCGACGGCCAGACGGATTTGTACTTCAAAGTGACAAATCCGGTACGTACAGTTTACGTACATAGTCGAGGGCTTGATTTGATTAACGCAGAACTTTACATGTTAACTGGAGATGGTCTCGAGGCTGATCGTGTACTCCTTGATAGGCCCAGATATACCATTAATCGAGACAGGGAGTTCATAATCTTCTCATCACAACGAATTCTAGTTCCCGAAGAGTCGTACGTGCTCTATGTGGAGTATTCCGCTGAGCTTAGGACTGACGACGATGGTATCTACGTTTCCACATATATGAACGAGAATAGAGTGCGAAGACATCTTATCGCAACTCAATTTCAAGCTATCAGTGCTCGAACGGCCTTCCCATGTTTCGATGAACCGGCGTTGAAGGCAACTTTCAATTTGCAAATCGTTCATCATGGAGAATACAGTGCCGTTTCAAACACTCCCGTCCTGGATATCGAAGAATACGAAGAAGATGGTTATCAAGGCTACGTCCTGACCAAATTTGAGCAAACCCCTCGGATGTCACCATATCTTCTCGCTTTCCTCGTGTCTGACTTCAAATATATATCACAGGGCAATCAACGAGTATTCGCCCGTCCAAACGCGATCAATCAAACAGAATTCGCATTGTCTTCAGGACTAAAAACTCTACAAGCCATGGATGATTACCTAGGTGTCCCGTATACTAGACATATGAGCAAGTTGGATCAAGCAGCTATCCCAGACTTTGACGCCGGAGCGATGGAGAACTGGGGTCTCTGCAAGTATAGAGAATCACTGCTACTGTTCGATCCTGCCGTAACCACTTATCGCACCCGCACGTGGATTGATACCATTATCGCTCACGAATACATTCACCAGTGGTTCGGAAATATTATTACCAACGAGTGGTGGAGCTACCTATGGCTCAACGAGGGATTCGCTACTCTTTACGAATACTACGGCGCCCATCTGGCTTCACCTGAAATGGAGTACTTCGAGCTGTTCACCCTGGATGTTACCCAGTGGGCACTAGATGCTGATTCTCGCGAGGGAACCCGACCCATGAGTTTCAGTAATGGTGCAACATTTTATGCCATTTGGGATCTGTTTGATAGTATAGCGTATTCGAAAGCTGGTGCCGTTTTGAACATGTTCCGTGGTGTACTTGGAGATGAAGTATGGCGTCTTATGAGCAGCGTTTACTTGTCAGACAATGAACTTGAAGCTGTTAATCCAGATGATTTGATCGCCGCAATGGAAGAAGCCTCCAAGGACATGGATATTTTGCCAGATGGTATTTCAATGCGTGACTTCGTCGAAAGCTGGACCGAGCAGGCTGGGTACCCGGTGCTGGAAGTCCGAAGAAATTATCGCACAAATGAAATTATCCTCTCTCAAGATCGGTTTTTCAACAACAAAGTGGTGAACAATGACCCTACTCAGTGGATTGTTCCGTACAACGTTGTCAATCAATCATTCGCTGATTTTGAATCCCTGAATTGGGATTGGTTAACTGAACGAGCTGTTCGCTTTTCAACTAACGTTCCCGACGATAGTTGGATTATCGTAAACAAGCTGCAAACGGGATTCTATCGCGTAAACTACGACGTCCAAAACTGGTACCTAATCATCGACGCTTTGATTGCCAACTGGGTCAGTGTCCATCGGTACAACCGAGCCCAACTTCTAGATGATGCCTTCCACTTGGCCCGAGCTAACCGCCTTGATATGGAAGTCTTCCTGGATTTGATGGTCTATTTGCAGAACGAATTGGAATATCCGTCGTGGACCGCAGCAAGCCCCATCATTAGCTACTTCTACAACCGACTTCGCGGAACGGAGCACTACGAGCACTTCCAGCACTTCGTACACAGCTTGCTGGAACGAGTCTACGGAACACTCTCAATCGACTCAGTCAGCGATGATGAAACCAATCTTCACAAGTTCTTGAAGCAAACCGTGTCCACGTGGGCCTGCAGGTTGGAATTCGATGACTGCGTCAACCGTACCCAAACTCTGTTGAGCGAAACCGTGGACCAGAGCGGACTGGTTCACCCGGACATCAGTGCTGTCACGTACTGCTTCGGGTTGCGTGGATCAACGGAGCGCGAATTCGTATATCTGTACGACGTATTGAAAACATCCGATAATCAAGCTCTGCGGACGTTGCTTATCGATTCTCTGGGCTGCTCGGACGATCGGATCGAACTGAGGGCATACCTTTACACCGCAGTGGGAGGTGAAATCCAAGTCAACTACACTCCAGCCGAACGTAGACGGGTCTTGAATGCGGTTATCGCAGGCAGTCGCGAAGGGGTGGACGTGATGATTGATTTCCTTGTCGATCTATACGATTACGTTTTGCTGTAAGTTTGTTTAGAGCGGGGATAGTTTGCTGGATGTCAtgataaaacatattttccttTCAGTCATATGGGTCAGGGTACGCTCAACAGCTTGGTAGCGAGCATTGCTTCTAGAACCAACAACGAGGAAGAACTTGAAAGGGTAAGACAATAATGGGATTTGAAAAGCATATGTTAATACtattaacaaaaaatcattaatctCATTTCACAGTTGGAACATCTACTGGAGTCGCTTGGCAGTAGTATCCCACCAGCGGTGGCCAATTCGGCTCGTGCGACCGTTGCCCGTAATATGGCTTGGCGTTCATCCCGGGAAGGCTTGATCGTGACCAGTTTCCTGGAAACTTTCGGCAGCAACTAGCAAAGCAATAGATGACGTTACGTAGCGTGATGTTTTGTAGTTTTTTAGGATTATTAAAGTTTTCTTAAGGTTGATAAAGGTTTCTTCAATCGTTTTAAAAAGTGATTGCGACAACCTAGGTATTCCTGGCACAATATCCCTAATtttcaggatttcaaaagtttttctggGGTTTTCGACGAACTTCTGGGATTTCTtatgactttttttttggagaattcgttaggttttttttttgtgaaatagcTATTATAG is a genomic window containing:
- the LOC5571520 gene encoding aminopeptidase N codes for the protein MTPWNILILFCAISATYGWYSHPRARDGYSLPDLISTDEKFEAYQRQDANVRNPIEAPFRIPRYIVPFHYGIWLRTGIHEGNLTFDGQTDLYFKVTNPVRTVYVHSRGLDLINAELYMLTGDGLEADRVLLDRPRYTINRDREFIIFSSQRILVPEESYVLYVEYSAELRTDDDGIYVSTYMNENRVRRHLIATQFQAISARTAFPCFDEPALKATFNLQIVHHGEYSAVSNTPVLDIEEYEEDGYQGYVLTKFEQTPRMSPYLLAFLVSDFKYISQGNQRVFARPNAINQTEFALSSGLKTLQAMDDYLGVPYTRHMSKLDQAAIPDFDAGAMENWGLCKYRESLLLFDPAVTTYRTRTWIDTIIAHEYIHQWFGNIITNEWWSYLWLNEGFATLYEYYGAHLASPEMEYFELFTLDVTQWALDADSREGTRPMSFSNGATFYAIWDLFDSIAYSKAGAVLNMFRGVLGDEVWRLMSSVYLSDNELEAVNPDDLIAAMEEASKDMDILPDGISMRDFVESWTEQAGYPVLEVRRNYRTNEIILSQDRFFNNKVVNNDPTQWIVPYNVVNQSFADFESLNWDWLTERAVRFSTNVPDDSWIIVNKLQTGFYRVNYDVQNWYLIIDALIANWVSVHRYNRAQLLDDAFHLARANRLDMEVFLDLMVYLQNELEYPSWTAASPIISYFYNRLRGTEHYEHFQHFVHSLLERVYGTLSIDSVSDDETNLHKFLKQTVSTWACRLEFDDCVNRTQTLLSETVDQSGLVHPDISAVTYCFGLRGSTEREFVYLYDVLKTSDNQALRTLLIDSLGCSDDRIELRAYLYTAVGGEIQVNYTPAERRRVLNAVIAGSREGVDVMIDFLVDLYDYVLLHMGQGTLNSLVASIASRTNNEEELERLEHLLESLGSSIPPAVANSARATVARNMAWRSSREGLIVTSFLETFGSN